One genomic segment of Bactrocera tryoni isolate S06 unplaced genomic scaffold, CSIRO_BtryS06_freeze2 ctg7180000344863_QRY, whole genome shotgun sequence includes these proteins:
- the LOC120779395 gene encoding uncharacterized protein LOC120779395 translates to MLPEYDPEDDSDSDEELEDAPIETWEYFTARDGNVWSSIQPQPVRFQTFGPKKKPLLILDYNKTKGGVDSMDMCLSEYSTKRRTNRWPLAFFYNIADVAAFAAYIIYVDNNTHLKSYTSRRRMFLHQLSEQLCKPEIKRRANNSRISRVFSTRNAIEAMIDRPIRVVDAGAHEAEERDSTGRLKVKGNCYICSKRRPTRKACTLCNKPVGAEHSKDLPQCDR, encoded by the exons ATGTTACCAGAATATGACCCAGAGGACGACAGTGATTCTGATGAAGAACTTGAAGATGCACCAATTGAAACTTGGGAATATTTTACTGCCAGAGATGGTAATGTTTGGTCTTCGATACAACCACAACCTGTAAGATTCC AAACGTTCGGTCCTAAGAAGAAGCCATTGCTTATATTGGACtacaacaaaaccaaaggtGGAGTTGATAGCATGGACATGTGCTTGTCCGAATATAGTACCAAGCGGCGCACAAATAGATGGCCTTTGgctttcttttataatattgcGGACGTTGCTGCGTTTGCTGCATACATAATATACGTTGACAACAACACTCACCTGAAGTCATATACAAGCCGCCGTAGGATGTTTCTCCATCAGCTAAGTGAGCAACTATGCAAGCCAGAAATAAAGAGAAGGGCGAATAACAGCAGAATATCCAGAGTTTTTTCAACGCGCAACGCCATCGAAGCCATGATAGATAGGCCCATCCGAGTTGTGGATGCTGGAGCACATGAAGCGGAGGAGCGTGATAGTACGGGACGCCTAAAAGTAAAGGGGAATTGCTACATCTGCTCCAAACGACGCCCTACTCGTAaagcatgcacattatgcaacaAACCGGTGGGCGCAGAGCATTCCAAAGACTTGCCGCAATGCGATAGAT